The following are encoded in a window of Apteryx mantelli isolate bAptMan1 chromosome 17, bAptMan1.hap1, whole genome shotgun sequence genomic DNA:
- the RAB35 gene encoding ras-related protein Rab-35, which yields MARDYDHLFKLLIIGDSGVGKSSLLLRFADNTFSGSYITTIGVDFKIRTVEINGEKVKLQIWDTAGQERFRTITSTYYRGTHGVIVVYDVTSAESFVNVKRWLHEINQNCDDVCRILVGNKNDDPERKVVETEDAYKFAGQMEIQLFETSAKENINVEEMFNCITELVLRAKKENLAKQQQQQQNDVVKLTKNSKRKKRCC from the exons ATGGCCAGGGACTACGATCATCTCTTCAAGCTGCTCATCATCGGCGACAGCG GTGTGGGCAAGAGCAGTTTGCTGTTGCGTTTTGCAGATAATACGTTCTCAG GTAGCTACATTACCACAATTGGAGTGGATTTTAAAATCCGGACAGTTGAGATTAATGGAGAGAAAGTGAAGCTACAGATCTGGGACACAGCTGGACAAGAGCGTTTCCGGACTATCACATCAAC GTATTACAGAGGAACGCATGGGGTCATTGTCGTCTACGATGTAACCAGTGCAGAATCTTTTGTGAATGTAAAACGGTGGTTGCATGAAATTAATCAAAATTGTGATGATGTCTGCCGGATACTAG tGGGGAATAAGAATGATGACCCAGAACGAAAAGTGGTAGAGACAGAAGATGCTTATAAATTTGCTGGGCAGATGGAGATCCAATTGTTTGAGACCAGCGccaaagaaaatattaatgtgGAAGAG ATGTTTAATTGCATTACAGAGCTAGTTCTGcgagcaaagaaagaaaacttagcaaagcagcaacagcagcaacagaatGATGTGGTGAAGCTAACGAAGAACAGTAAACGGAAGAAGCGGTGCTGCTAA